The Stratiformator vulcanicus genome has a segment encoding these proteins:
- the tmk gene encoding dTMP kinase has protein sequence MAKLIAIEGIDGAGKGTQAKLLVERLREVGHTAELIGFPRYQETLFGQAVAKFLNGGFGPLDQVDPFLAASLYAGDRFESLPVVKAATEVNDYIIFDRYYGSNLAHQGARVPEDERAEFIERVKQLEFEVYGIPKPDLTILLDLPADLARKQVEKKAKRDYTELTVDLQEENLEYQIKVRECYRELAEIEDSWVAIACNDTLSEVRPIHEIAGEIQHQRIG, from the coding sequence GTGGCCAAGCTGATCGCAATCGAGGGCATCGATGGAGCCGGGAAAGGCACGCAGGCAAAACTGCTCGTCGAACGGCTTCGCGAAGTGGGCCACACCGCCGAGCTAATCGGCTTTCCCCGCTATCAGGAGACGCTCTTCGGTCAAGCCGTCGCCAAGTTCTTAAACGGCGGCTTCGGCCCCCTCGATCAGGTCGACCCCTTCCTCGCCGCCTCGCTCTACGCCGGCGATCGCTTCGAATCACTGCCGGTCGTTAAAGCCGCCACCGAAGTAAACGATTACATCATTTTCGACCGCTACTACGGCTCCAACCTCGCCCACCAAGGCGCCCGCGTTCCGGAAGACGAGCGAGCCGAGTTCATCGAGCGGGTCAAGCAACTAGAATTCGAAGTCTACGGCATCCCCAAACCCGACCTGACGATCCTCCTCGACCTCCCCGCCGACCTCGCGCGAAAGCAGGTCGAGAAGAAAGCGAAACGCGACTACACGGAATTAACCGTCGATTTGCAGGAGGAGAATTTGGAGTATCAAATTAAGGTGCGGGAGTGTTATCGGGAGCTTGCAGAGATCGAAGACAGTTGGGTGGCCATCGCTTGCAATGATACACTCAGTGAGGTGCGTCCAATTCATGAAATCGCTGGCGAAATTCAACATCAGCGAATTGGCTAA
- a CDS encoding division/cell wall cluster transcriptional repressor MraZ, whose translation MATDTFLSGEYKRALDERHRLSLPAELAGSASDHDGKSILTKERYGCLSLWPYADWHSRQQAGVDLVRQKIQAGRMEQRWEDVQRLGRMLSTRSREVKLANPNQSRLLIPEGFREFLGVPTGGDVIVVGAVVCLEIWNPEAWLEQLREDMPAFTGLFREMTS comes from the coding sequence ATGGCAACCGACACGTTCCTATCCGGCGAATACAAGCGAGCGCTCGATGAGCGACATCGCCTGTCGTTGCCGGCCGAACTTGCTGGCAGCGCGAGCGACCACGATGGGAAATCGATTCTGACGAAGGAGCGGTATGGATGCCTGAGTCTGTGGCCCTATGCCGATTGGCATTCGCGTCAGCAGGCTGGCGTCGATTTGGTTCGGCAGAAGATTCAAGCCGGACGTATGGAACAGCGATGGGAGGACGTGCAGCGACTCGGACGGATGCTGTCGACACGATCGCGGGAGGTGAAACTCGCCAACCCGAATCAGTCGCGGCTGCTCATCCCCGAAGGTTTCCGAGAGTTTCTCGGCGTTCCGACGGGAGGTGATGTGATTGTCGTCGGAGCCGTTGTCTGTTTGGAGATATGGAATCCGGAAGCGTGGCTGGAACAACTTCGCGAAGACATGCCGGCCTTCACCGGGCTCTTCCGCGAAATGACTTCCTAA
- a CDS encoding STAS domain-containing protein — translation MSATQSYCRFEEVNRDILLVVPRPELNDVQWADIEQIGDGIVKRIKSRARPKVVIDLGDLKYMGSAMVALLVRTWKAVDESRGRMAVCNVNGLVTEVLDLAGLREKWTFTSDRDSAIQSVGGSSSAASGSGSGGSSMLPAIGAIVSILIAVLGLLGVLGLVDLAPPVSLALLGLGGVAGIIFGVLAVASGGDLGKLIGGAAAAAAALVLVGGLVAMAYDKNGEIVIDDPSDPSEEQGFEGFEGDAEAGSLLDVPDDPEELGNPEEAGRSDDVGPGFPTGTAEEPLDTDAATSPE, via the coding sequence TTGTCGGCGACGCAGAGCTACTGTCGGTTCGAAGAAGTCAATCGCGACATTCTCCTTGTCGTTCCCCGGCCCGAGCTGAACGACGTGCAATGGGCGGACATCGAGCAGATCGGTGACGGAATCGTCAAGCGGATCAAGAGTCGGGCCCGGCCGAAGGTCGTGATCGATCTCGGTGACCTTAAATACATGGGCAGCGCGATGGTCGCGCTGCTGGTCCGAACGTGGAAAGCCGTTGACGAAAGTCGCGGCCGGATGGCCGTTTGCAACGTCAACGGACTTGTGACGGAAGTTCTCGACCTCGCCGGGTTGCGGGAAAAGTGGACGTTCACGTCAGACCGCGATAGCGCGATTCAATCGGTCGGTGGGAGTAGCTCGGCTGCGAGCGGTTCGGGGTCGGGTGGATCGTCGATGCTGCCGGCAATCGGGGCGATCGTCTCGATCTTGATCGCCGTGCTGGGACTCCTCGGAGTTCTCGGATTGGTCGATCTCGCCCCGCCGGTCTCACTGGCGCTGCTCGGACTCGGCGGAGTGGCAGGAATCATATTCGGCGTCCTCGCGGTCGCGAGCGGCGGCGACTTGGGCAAACTGATCGGCGGTGCGGCCGCCGCCGCCGCCGCGTTGGTGCTCGTCGGTGGATTGGTCGCAATGGCCTACGACAAAAACGGTGAAATCGTCATCGACGACCCATCCGATCCTTCGGAAGAGCAGGGCTTCGAGGGCTTCGAGGGCGACGCGGAAGCGGGGAGCCTCCTCGATGTGCCGGACGACCCTGAAGAGCTGGGCAATCCGGAGGAGGCAGGTCGTTCCGACGACGTTGGCCCCGGCTTTCCGACTGGCACGGCTGAGGAACCGCTCGATACGGATGCAGCCACCAGCCCTGAATAA
- a CDS encoding thioredoxin family protein: MHRLPYVAVIAMSFVVVAAAVSKTSYAADPSTEIAWRKDIYEAQADALKTGRPMLLVFGANWCTFCKKFERATLSNSTMSGYVGEKFVPVHLDYDADRRIADILEVKQIPCTVILSPEADLLGRVVGNKSPRDYWERLEDARDLHSEIKQVGHQTPTRR, encoded by the coding sequence ATGCACCGCCTGCCGTACGTTGCTGTTATCGCCATGTCGTTCGTGGTCGTCGCGGCGGCCGTCTCGAAGACCTCGTACGCCGCGGATCCGTCCACTGAGATTGCGTGGCGAAAAGACATCTATGAGGCGCAGGCCGATGCCTTGAAGACCGGACGGCCGATGCTGCTCGTCTTCGGTGCGAACTGGTGTACCTTCTGCAAGAAGTTTGAGCGAGCGACGCTCAGCAACTCCACGATGTCGGGCTACGTGGGCGAGAAATTTGTTCCCGTTCATCTCGACTACGACGCTGATCGCCGCATCGCCGACATTCTGGAAGTCAAACAGATTCCCTGCACGGTCATTCTGAGCCCGGAGGCCGATTTGCTCGGTCGGGTGGTCGGAAACAAGAGTCCGCGTGACTATTGGGAACGGCTCGAAGACGCTCGCGATCTGCACTCGGAGATCAAACAGGTCGGTCATCAGACGCCGACCCGCAGGTAA
- the mtaB gene encoding tRNA (N(6)-L-threonylcarbamoyladenosine(37)-C(2))-methylthiotransferase MtaB yields the protein MSATLLPVLNETLAPARDDAAPTCRVVTLGCKVNQYETQLVKEGLLKNGYREAAEHEPADVCIVNTCTVTSTGDSKSRQIIRKLARQNAGTKTVVMGCYATRDPEAVAQLPGVFEVVTDKRELPDVFERLGIGDLPRGIDHFDGRKRAYVKVQDGCILKCTYCIIPSVRPGLQSRSAEDIEDEVRRLVDNGHKEIVLAGIHVGHYGVDTTRGKSGKPPFRLWHLFRRLDRIPGEWRMRLSSIEAVEVNDDFIHAAADCEHLCPQFHPALQSGSETVLRRMRRRYSVERFIEKLDRMREVLGNVAFTTDVIVGFPGETDTEFEETVEACRRSQFMKIHLFPFSARRGTKAATFPDQVAPEVRKARMDYLAEVERDLATEYYRSLVGRPLEVMVEREHESKPGIVRGTDRTYTPVELPGAASDLGEFVSATGREVTRHFLIADRGEEAAE from the coding sequence ATGTCTGCAACTCTTCTCCCAGTTCTGAACGAAACCCTCGCACCGGCCCGCGATGATGCGGCGCCGACGTGCCGCGTCGTCACGCTCGGCTGCAAGGTCAACCAGTACGAAACGCAACTCGTCAAAGAGGGCCTGCTCAAGAACGGCTACCGCGAAGCCGCCGAGCATGAGCCGGCTGATGTCTGCATTGTGAATACCTGCACCGTCACATCGACGGGCGACTCGAAATCGCGGCAAATCATTCGCAAGCTCGCCCGCCAAAATGCGGGCACCAAGACGGTCGTGATGGGCTGCTACGCGACCCGCGATCCTGAAGCCGTCGCACAGCTCCCCGGCGTGTTCGAGGTCGTCACCGACAAGCGCGAACTGCCCGACGTCTTCGAACGCCTCGGTATCGGCGACCTGCCCCGCGGGATCGATCATTTCGACGGCCGCAAGCGGGCCTATGTGAAGGTGCAGGACGGCTGCATCCTCAAATGCACCTACTGCATCATCCCCTCGGTCCGCCCCGGACTGCAGAGCCGCTCGGCGGAAGACATTGAAGACGAAGTCCGTCGGCTCGTCGACAACGGACACAAGGAGATCGTCCTCGCCGGAATTCACGTCGGCCACTACGGCGTCGACACGACCCGTGGCAAAAGCGGTAAGCCGCCGTTCCGGCTGTGGCACCTGTTCCGCCGGCTCGATCGCATCCCCGGCGAGTGGCGGATGCGTCTCTCGTCGATCGAAGCGGTCGAAGTCAACGACGACTTTATCCACGCCGCTGCCGACTGCGAGCATCTCTGCCCACAGTTCCACCCCGCGCTGCAGAGCGGCTCCGAAACGGTCCTCCGCCGCATGCGCCGCCGTTACAGCGTCGAACGATTTATTGAGAAGCTCGATCGCATGCGGGAGGTCCTCGGCAATGTCGCCTTCACAACCGATGTGATTGTCGGCTTCCCCGGTGAGACCGATACCGAGTTCGAAGAGACGGTCGAAGCCTGCCGCCGATCGCAATTCATGAAGATTCATCTCTTCCCCTTCAGTGCCAGGCGCGGGACCAAGGCCGCTACCTTCCCCGATCAAGTTGCGCCCGAGGTCCGCAAGGCCCGCATGGATTACCTCGCCGAGGTCGAGCGCGACCTCGCGACCGAATACTACCGCTCACTCGTGGGTCGGCCGCTCGAGGTCATGGTCGAACGCGAGCATGAGTCGAAACCCGGCATCGTCCGTGGCACCGATCGCACCTACACCCCGGTCGAACTCCCCGGCGCAGCCTCCGACCTCGGCGAGTTCGTCTCGGCGACCGGCCGCGAGGTCACGCGGCACTTCCTGATCGCAGATCGCGGCGAAGAGGCGGCGGAGTAA
- a CDS encoding ATP-dependent helicase: protein MTDGATTPPNLLSDLNEDQRIAVTHEGGPLLIVAGAGTGKTTTLTHRVAALIARGADPRRILLLTFTRRAAAEMLQRVEASLRKIDTPSGPSDPRMAARGVVGGTFHAVSARLLRQFGSGVGLPPDFTVVDRADAEDIVNAVRGELELPQKMPKFPKKATCTAVYSRIVNTGVGLTETLENDYPHLIDFSDGLRDLFRSYRERKRAEAVLDYDDLLLYWDQLLADERAGPMLRKQFDHVLVDEYQDTNPLQASILRQLRPDGDGLTVVGDDAQAIYGFRGATVRNILDFTDTFGDATIVPLELNYRSRQPILDLANDVIGGATERLEKNLRASRPDGPRPMLVRAQDEAEQASFIADEVLALTEQGFELRGQAVLFRSSYHSAPLEIELNRRGIPFHKYGGIKFIETAHVKDLVAFLRLAENPRDSLSARRVLTLLPGIGEKSAARLADRLREADHDFAAWDDFNPPAATKEFWPGFVKLLRQLLGADDAWMSVEEQVRAVRLFYDGLIEFVHDHAATRRKDLEQLEVLSARSSDRRSFLTEMTLDPPTSTRELASRPPEEDEDFLTLSTIHSAKGLEFDAVFVMNCYDGAIPSDMSLESDEKIDEERRLCYVALTRARTHLYCCHPLRQYTKRRGLSDAYGFTPLSRFLSGDVQSRFNERSAGGEPLPEKPLSTEPLANVRSAVDQRLDSMWD from the coding sequence ATGACGGACGGAGCGACAACCCCGCCGAATTTGCTGAGCGACCTGAACGAGGATCAGCGCATCGCCGTGACGCACGAAGGCGGACCGCTGCTGATCGTGGCGGGGGCGGGGACCGGAAAGACGACCACGCTCACGCATCGCGTTGCGGCGCTGATCGCCCGCGGGGCCGACCCGCGGCGGATCCTACTACTGACGTTTACGCGACGGGCAGCGGCGGAGATGTTGCAGCGGGTCGAGGCGTCGCTGCGGAAGATCGATACTCCCTCTGGTCCTTCCGATCCGCGGATGGCCGCGCGAGGAGTGGTCGGCGGTACGTTTCACGCGGTCTCGGCGCGGTTGCTGCGGCAGTTCGGTTCCGGTGTCGGGCTGCCGCCCGACTTCACGGTTGTCGACCGAGCCGATGCCGAGGACATCGTCAATGCCGTGCGGGGCGAACTCGAACTGCCGCAAAAAATGCCGAAGTTCCCCAAGAAAGCGACCTGCACCGCGGTCTACAGCAGAATCGTCAACACGGGCGTCGGGCTTACTGAGACTCTTGAGAACGACTATCCCCATCTGATCGACTTCTCCGATGGACTTCGCGACTTGTTTCGCTCCTACCGCGAGCGAAAACGGGCTGAAGCAGTCCTGGATTACGACGACCTGCTCCTCTATTGGGATCAATTGCTCGCCGACGAGCGAGCCGGGCCGATGCTGCGGAAGCAGTTCGACCATGTGCTGGTCGACGAATACCAAGACACGAACCCGCTGCAGGCGAGCATCTTGCGGCAACTGCGTCCCGATGGTGACGGACTGACCGTCGTGGGAGATGACGCTCAAGCGATTTACGGTTTTCGCGGCGCGACGGTGCGGAACATCCTCGATTTCACCGACACGTTCGGGGACGCGACGATCGTGCCGTTGGAATTGAACTATCGCAGTCGGCAGCCGATTCTCGACCTTGCCAATGACGTGATCGGCGGGGCGACCGAGCGGCTCGAAAAGAACTTGCGGGCAAGCCGGCCCGATGGGCCGCGACCGATGCTGGTTCGGGCTCAAGACGAAGCGGAACAGGCTTCCTTCATTGCCGATGAAGTGCTCGCTTTGACCGAACAGGGGTTTGAATTGCGTGGGCAGGCGGTGTTGTTTCGCAGTTCGTATCACAGCGCCCCGCTCGAGATTGAACTGAACCGGCGGGGGATTCCGTTCCACAAATATGGCGGGATCAAGTTTATCGAGACGGCCCACGTCAAAGACCTCGTGGCGTTTTTGCGTCTGGCGGAGAATCCGCGGGACAGCCTGTCCGCTCGCCGAGTCCTCACGTTATTGCCGGGAATCGGCGAGAAGTCGGCCGCCCGACTCGCCGATCGACTTCGCGAGGCCGATCACGACTTTGCCGCGTGGGACGACTTCAACCCGCCCGCCGCGACGAAAGAATTTTGGCCCGGCTTCGTGAAACTGTTGCGGCAACTGCTCGGAGCCGACGATGCCTGGATGAGCGTCGAAGAGCAGGTTCGGGCCGTCCGGCTGTTTTATGATGGGCTGATCGAGTTCGTTCACGACCATGCGGCAACGCGGCGAAAGGACCTCGAACAATTGGAAGTGCTGTCGGCTCGTTCGTCCGATCGCCGATCGTTTCTAACCGAGATGACGCTCGATCCGCCGACGTCGACCCGCGAACTTGCGAGTCGTCCTCCGGAAGAGGACGAAGACTTTCTGACGCTCAGTACGATCCACTCGGCCAAGGGTTTGGAGTTCGACGCGGTTTTCGTCATGAATTGCTACGACGGGGCCATTCCGTCGGACATGTCGCTCGAGAGCGACGAAAAAATCGACGAGGAGCGACGTCTTTGCTACGTCGCGCTCACGCGGGCTCGCACCCACCTCTACTGCTGCCATCCGTTACGCCAATACACGAAACGCCGCGGTCTGAGTGACGCGTACGGCTTCACGCCGCTGTCTCGATTTCTCAGCGGAGACGTCCAAAGTCGATTCAACGAACGCTCCGCCGGCGGCGAACCGCTGCCGGAAAAGCCGCTGTCGACCGAACCCCTCGCCAACGTCCGTTCCGCGGTCGATCAACGCCTCGATTCAATGTGGGATTGA
- a CDS encoding GspE/PulE family protein, giving the protein MSTDQSELKPAESSATPRPQPSGSGAGRQRALQAELTELAEVVGPGPLVDLLLERAFQLNATDIHLDPTADGLRVRLRVDGLLHDVLRLPTALRSNVVSRVKLLAGMDITERRHAQDGHISNSALKHERDVRVGSSPSIYGERLVLRLMPDASAFTKLDELGLDDDQSEILLKQLRQPYGMLLTVGPVGSGKSTTSYSCVHLLNEPDRSVTTIEDPVERRVEGINQIQVEPKIGFGFPEALRGVLRMDPNIMMVGEIRDPETAHIAARAGLTGVLVISSLHANDAISSIDVLREFGIPPMFIADSVNCIVSQRLLRKVCPQSHETYHPDGAECELLGLNYEEAENIELVRGVPAEVNFHTGYAGRTAIFEVLPIDEELRKSIRRGASQGDLRELAISKGMQTLEMSARKKVLAGETTTEEMLRVLMST; this is encoded by the coding sequence ATGTCGACCGACCAGAGCGAATTGAAACCTGCGGAATCGTCCGCCACGCCTCGGCCTCAACCGTCCGGTAGTGGTGCGGGACGTCAGCGGGCGTTGCAGGCCGAGCTGACCGAGCTGGCCGAGGTGGTCGGCCCCGGTCCGCTCGTTGACCTATTGCTGGAACGTGCGTTTCAACTCAATGCGACCGACATCCATCTTGATCCCACCGCCGACGGCTTGCGGGTGCGGTTGCGGGTCGACGGCCTGCTGCATGACGTCCTCCGCCTGCCGACGGCGCTGCGAAGCAATGTCGTCTCCCGCGTGAAACTGCTCGCCGGGATGGATATCACCGAGCGCCGCCATGCGCAGGACGGCCACATTTCGAATTCGGCGCTCAAGCACGAACGGGACGTCCGCGTCGGTAGCAGCCCGTCGATCTACGGCGAGCGACTGGTGCTAAGGCTGATGCCCGACGCGAGTGCGTTCACCAAATTGGACGAACTCGGACTCGATGACGACCAGTCCGAGATTTTGCTCAAGCAGTTGCGGCAGCCCTACGGAATGCTTCTGACCGTCGGGCCGGTCGGTTCCGGAAAATCGACCACAAGTTACAGTTGCGTCCACCTGCTCAACGAACCCGACCGCAGCGTGACCACGATCGAAGATCCGGTCGAGCGTCGGGTTGAAGGCATCAACCAGATTCAGGTCGAGCCGAAGATCGGGTTCGGATTTCCCGAGGCCCTCCGCGGCGTCCTGCGGATGGACCCGAACATCATGATGGTCGGAGAAATTCGCGACCCGGAGACCGCGCACATCGCCGCCCGCGCAGGATTGACCGGGGTCCTGGTCATTAGTTCCCTGCACGCCAACGATGCGATCTCGTCGATCGACGTCCTGCGTGAATTCGGAATCCCGCCGATGTTCATCGCCGACTCGGTGAACTGCATCGTATCGCAGCGTCTGCTCCGCAAAGTCTGCCCGCAATCTCACGAGACGTATCACCCAGACGGGGCCGAGTGCGAATTGCTTGGTTTGAACTACGAAGAAGCCGAGAATATCGAGCTGGTCCGCGGTGTTCCGGCCGAAGTCAATTTTCACACCGGCTACGCCGGTCGTACGGCAATTTTCGAGGTGCTTCCGATCGACGAAGAACTCCGCAAGTCGATCCGCCGCGGCGCATCGCAGGGTGACTTGCGAGAGTTGGCAATCAGCAAGGGGATGCAGACACTCGAGATGTCCGCTCGGAAAAAAGTTCTCGCCGGTGAGACGACGACCGAAGAGATGCTACGCGTCCTGATGTCGACTTGA
- a CDS encoding dihydrodipicolinate synthase family protein: MTPFDLLTPSRKPRGISAVLIPFLPDGEIDWDAFRAHVVRTADAGLEPAVNMDTGYVNLLTAEQKQTALEHTRDALGGRPFVAGAFVADQPGAKFDADTYGREIEQIESFGGVPVIFQSYGLIEQPGPEIVTSYETISRSCDKFIGFELTQALALFGSIYDLDTYGGMMQIKKCIGAKHSSFDREPEWERLRLRNKLRPDFHVFTGNDFAIDMIQYGSDYLLGLSTFGPDLFARRDDLWANGNPAWLQLNDVLQYLGYFAFRSPGPAYKHTAAQFLKLRGWAQTSQTHPNSPTRPESDMEILKEIAERLSLK, from the coding sequence ATGACACCATTTGACCTGCTGACGCCATCGCGAAAACCGCGCGGGATTTCGGCCGTGCTGATTCCCTTTCTTCCGGACGGTGAGATCGACTGGGACGCCTTCCGCGCCCACGTCGTGCGGACCGCCGACGCCGGGTTGGAGCCGGCCGTCAACATGGATACCGGTTACGTCAATCTCTTGACGGCCGAACAGAAACAGACCGCGCTCGAGCACACACGCGACGCCCTCGGCGGTCGACCATTCGTCGCCGGGGCCTTCGTCGCCGATCAACCGGGAGCAAAATTCGACGCCGACACCTACGGGCGCGAGATCGAACAAATCGAATCGTTCGGCGGAGTCCCCGTCATCTTCCAATCGTACGGCCTGATCGAACAACCGGGGCCGGAGATCGTCACCTCTTACGAAACAATCTCGCGATCATGCGATAAATTCATCGGTTTTGAACTGACACAAGCGCTGGCGCTGTTTGGATCAATTTACGACCTCGACACCTATGGCGGAATGATGCAAATCAAGAAGTGCATCGGTGCGAAGCACTCCTCGTTTGACCGCGAACCCGAATGGGAACGGCTTCGGTTAAGAAACAAACTTCGGCCCGACTTCCACGTCTTTACCGGGAATGACTTCGCGATCGACATGATTCAATACGGCAGCGATTATTTGTTAGGATTAAGCACCTTCGGCCCCGATTTGTTTGCCCGCCGCGACGACTTGTGGGCGAACGGAAACCCCGCGTGGCTACAGCTTAACGATGTCTTACAATACCTCGGCTACTTCGCATTCCGATCACCCGGACCAGCCTATAAACACACCGCGGCTCAATTTCTGAAACTCCGCGGATGGGCCCAGACATCGCAGACCCACCCCAATAGTCCGACACGACCGGAAAGCGATATGGAAATCCTAAAAGAAATCGCCGAACGATTAAGTTTGAAATAA
- a CDS encoding rod shape-determining protein: MFAQVRHQLCPDLAIDLGTHQTRVAVGGRGLILDEPSVVAVDSESRRILGGGAAVGRVAKQMIGRTPDGITAAYPIRGSVVHDFDLCEAMLGSFLRKTGRSKLGLKPRVLMTVPGAISPVERRAVTNAAERAGAGDVFLIEQSRAAAVGAGLPISEPIANWICQIGAGTTDIAVLSLGDIVVRRARRVAGEAFDEAIAAYLRREYSLKVGSRTAERIKHEIGSADPLDEELVVEVSGIDTAGAVPRKAVITSEDVREAIAPVLQIMTEELRATVESCDPELAADLADVGLVLSGGGAQLRRLPEYFERQLGVPVRLVDDPARVVIRGTALCVDHFRQWRPYFESAA, from the coding sequence ATGTTCGCGCAAGTGCGCCATCAACTCTGCCCTGACTTGGCGATCGATCTCGGTACGCATCAAACGCGCGTTGCCGTCGGTGGTCGGGGCCTCATTCTCGATGAACCTTCGGTCGTCGCGGTCGACTCCGAGTCGCGACGGATCCTCGGTGGCGGCGCCGCTGTCGGACGCGTTGCCAAGCAGATGATCGGCCGCACGCCGGACGGAATTACGGCGGCCTACCCGATCCGGGGCAGTGTTGTTCACGACTTCGACCTCTGCGAGGCGATGCTGGGCAGCTTTCTGCGGAAGACGGGTCGATCGAAACTTGGCCTGAAGCCGCGCGTGTTGATGACCGTTCCCGGTGCGATCAGCCCGGTTGAACGGCGCGCTGTCACAAATGCCGCAGAACGCGCGGGCGCCGGAGATGTCTTTCTGATCGAACAATCGCGCGCGGCGGCCGTTGGTGCCGGGCTCCCCATTTCTGAGCCGATCGCGAATTGGATTTGCCAAATCGGCGCCGGAACGACCGATATCGCGGTGCTGTCACTCGGCGATATCGTCGTACGGCGTGCCCGCCGCGTCGCGGGCGAAGCGTTCGACGAGGCGATTGCCGCATACCTGCGGCGAGAATACTCATTGAAGGTCGGCAGCCGGACCGCCGAACGCATCAAACATGAAATCGGCAGCGCTGATCCGCTCGATGAAGAACTCGTGGTCGAGGTCAGCGGAATTGACACGGCCGGCGCCGTTCCACGAAAAGCTGTTATTACCAGTGAGGATGTGCGCGAAGCCATCGCTCCGGTCCTTCAGATCATGACCGAAGAGCTACGGGCGACCGTCGAATCGTGCGATCCGGAATTGGCAGCCGATCTGGCTGATGTCGGTCTCGTGCTGTCGGGAGGCGGAGCTCAACTGCGGCGATTGCCGGAGTACTTCGAACGTCAACTGGGCGTGCCGGTTCGACTTGTGGATGATCCGGCGCGGGTCGTCATTCGGGGCACGGCTCTGTGCGTTGATCACTTCCGTCAGTGGCGACCCTATTTCGAGTCGGCCGCGTAA
- a CDS encoding rod shape-determining protein MreC encodes MTRRYDMVSGAGRSADADRRWSRLTAFTLLLGGCGLLIVPDSTRVAISEAMLELTVETSAIVRSVATEAGAESEPSIAEVPSQSFENTSAALRVRMAALQAENERLRVQLALPGPIRRGLSEAYSLLDCEVLARGRADSAIPPLLSSKAGEPLSGVVISLPESVASTSTEAGLDDALVMDGRVILGRVDSSSGRTARVTTVGAPEFRASVTIARPSGDAMSILTDGVLEGSTRGPARIKFVPSDIAIRAGDLVLSSASDALPGTCVYGTVGNAEVAAGAPHWDIELQPALTFSNSRHVQVLSLRTAAASNEGRP; translated from the coding sequence ATGACGCGAAGGTACGACATGGTGAGCGGCGCGGGGCGATCGGCCGATGCGGACCGACGCTGGAGTCGCCTCACCGCTTTCACACTGCTACTTGGCGGCTGCGGTCTTCTGATCGTGCCCGACTCGACTCGTGTGGCGATCTCCGAAGCGATGCTTGAACTGACCGTTGAAACCTCCGCGATCGTGCGTTCGGTTGCGACCGAGGCCGGCGCCGAGTCCGAACCTTCGATCGCAGAAGTACCGTCGCAAAGTTTTGAGAACACGTCGGCCGCGCTCCGAGTGCGGATGGCCGCGCTTCAGGCTGAGAACGAACGTCTCCGAGTTCAGCTCGCCTTGCCGGGGCCGATCCGCCGCGGACTGAGCGAGGCCTATTCATTGCTGGATTGCGAAGTGCTCGCCCGCGGCCGAGCCGATTCCGCGATCCCGCCGCTCCTGTCATCGAAGGCCGGCGAACCGCTGTCGGGCGTCGTTATCTCACTACCGGAGTCAGTTGCTTCGACCTCGACTGAAGCCGGCCTTGATGACGCCCTCGTGATGGACGGCCGAGTCATTCTCGGACGCGTCGATTCCAGTAGCGGGCGCACGGCACGGGTCACCACAGTTGGTGCTCCCGAGTTTCGAGCCTCGGTCACGATCGCACGCCCCAGCGGCGATGCGATGTCGATTCTGACGGACGGGGTGCTCGAAGGCTCCACACGGGGGCCGGCTCGAATCAAATTCGTGCCTTCGGATATCGCCATACGCGCCGGCGATCTCGTACTCTCCTCGGCGAGCGATGCGTTGCCGGGGACCTGTGTTTATGGAACCGTCGGCAACGCCGAGGTCGCGGCGGGGGCGCCGCACTGGGACATCGAACTACAACCGGCACTCACCTTTTCCAATTCTCGACACGTGCAGGTCTTGAGCCTTCGGACCGCGGCCGCTTCTAATGAGGGTCGGCCATGA